Proteins from a genomic interval of Pseudomonadota bacterium:
- a CDS encoding twin-arginine translocation signal domain-containing protein — translation MNRREVLKKAGVGAVGLGVAGMALRPRKATAAKVYNWKMVTTWPPHFPVLGEAADHTAKWIEEMSDGRLRITVYGGGELVPAMEVFDAVSSGTVEMGHGAAYYWAGKHPATQFFAAVPFGLNAQGMNAWIVSGGGQELWNELYARFNLISWPAGNTGVQMGGWFNKEINSVADLKGLKMRIPGLGGKVLAKAGGNAVLVAGGEIYTNLDRGVIDATEWVGPYHDNKMGFYKAAKYYYTPGWHEPGTTLECMVNKQKFDALPKDLQAIIVAANFKANMWSLCEFEAKNNQYLKELVEQHHVQLRRFPDDVLAQLKKYSDELLTELAAADPFTRKVCDSYLAFKKQYEEWNKVSEESYAKLKYL, via the coding sequence ATGAATAGACGTGAGGTTCTGAAAAAGGCAGGTGTCGGTGCGGTTGGGCTTGGCGTTGCCGGAATGGCGCTAAGACCGCGTAAAGCGACGGCGGCGAAGGTTTATAACTGGAAGATGGTCACCACTTGGCCGCCGCATTTTCCGGTTCTGGGTGAAGCCGCTGATCATACCGCCAAATGGATTGAGGAAATGAGTGACGGTCGCTTACGCATCACGGTCTATGGCGGGGGCGAGCTGGTGCCGGCTATGGAGGTTTTTGACGCGGTTAGTTCCGGAACCGTCGAAATGGGGCATGGTGCGGCTTATTACTGGGCCGGCAAACATCCGGCTACGCAGTTTTTTGCCGCGGTCCCCTTTGGTCTGAACGCTCAGGGGATGAACGCTTGGATTGTCTCCGGCGGCGGCCAGGAACTCTGGAATGAGCTCTACGCCAGGTTTAATCTGATTTCCTGGCCGGCTGGTAATACCGGCGTACAGATGGGCGGCTGGTTCAATAAAGAGATTAACAGCGTGGCGGATCTTAAAGGTCTGAAGATGCGGATTCCCGGGCTCGGCGGCAAGGTTCTGGCCAAGGCCGGCGGCAACGCCGTGCTGGTTGCCGGCGGAGAAATCTATACCAACCTTGATCGGGGGGTGATTGACGCGACCGAATGGGTCGGCCCTTATCATGACAACAAGATGGGTTTTTACAAGGCGGCCAAGTATTATTATACGCCAGGCTGGCATGAGCCGGGTACGACCCTGGAATGCATGGTCAATAAACAGAAGTTTGACGCCCTGCCCAAGGATCTGCAGGCGATTATCGTCGCCGCTAATTTTAAAGCCAACATGTGGTCGCTTTGTGAGTTCGAGGCCAAAAACAATCAATATCTGAAGGAACTGGTGGAACAGCACCATGTGCAGTTACGTCGTTTTCCCGATGATGTTTTGGCGCAGCTAAAAAAATACAGCGACGAACTGCTGACGGAGCTGGCCGCCGCGGATCCTTTTACCAGGAAGGTCTGCGATTCTTATCTGGCTTTCAAAAAACAATATGAAGAATGGAATAAGGTATCGGAAGAAAGCTACGCCAAGCTCAAGTATCTCTAG
- a CDS encoding amidohydrolase, with protein sequence MNIDVHVHIFPPEIRAKREKFFPGEPDFELLYASPKSRLVGSEELLEVMAEDGVDRSVVFGFPWRDAGISRLCNDYVIEQIRKYPNRLLGMACFGFADADAAAAESERCLDQGLHGVGELAFYVDGFNRQVVDGFRPVIEVLRTRQKVLMLHTNEPVGHLYPGKSDVMLRHLYSFLKLYGDVPTIFAHWGGGFPFYHLLKKEISEVTRNLYYDTAATPYLFKNDIYRLGGEMVGFERILFGSDFPLLRPRRYFKDLAESGLTSEQIDRICGNNAAALFALE encoded by the coding sequence ATGAACATAGATGTGCATGTCCATATTTTCCCACCGGAAATCAGAGCCAAACGAGAAAAGTTTTTTCCCGGTGAACCTGACTTCGAACTCCTTTATGCCTCGCCCAAATCCCGTTTGGTTGGATCCGAAGAATTGCTTGAGGTCATGGCGGAAGACGGGGTGGATCGTTCGGTGGTTTTTGGCTTCCCCTGGCGAGATGCCGGAATCTCCAGACTTTGCAACGATTATGTGATTGAACAGATCAGGAAATATCCCAATCGTCTGCTGGGCATGGCCTGTTTTGGCTTTGCCGATGCGGATGCGGCGGCGGCAGAAAGCGAGCGTTGTCTCGATCAGGGCCTGCATGGGGTTGGTGAACTGGCTTTCTATGTCGATGGGTTTAATCGGCAGGTCGTCGATGGCTTTCGTCCGGTTATCGAGGTGTTGCGCACTCGGCAAAAGGTTCTCATGCTGCATACCAATGAACCGGTCGGCCATCTTTATCCTGGCAAGAGCGATGTTATGCTTCGCCATCTTTATTCATTTCTGAAACTTTATGGGGATGTCCCGACCATCTTTGCTCATTGGGGCGGCGGCTTTCCTTTTTATCATCTTCTGAAAAAGGAAATTTCGGAAGTTACCCGTAATCTCTATTATGACACGGCTGCGACGCCCTATCTTTTCAAGAACGATATCTATCGTCTGGGAGGGGAAATGGTTGGTTTCGAGCGCATTCTTTTCGGCAGTGATTTTCCTTTATTGCGACCGCGGCGCTATTTCAAAGATCTGGCGGAAAGCGGCCTGACGTCGGAACAAATTGACCGGATCTGCGGCAACAACGCCGCCGCTTTATTTGCTCTTGAGTAA
- a CDS encoding LL-diaminopimelate aminotransferase, protein MENTPFSDPTAIKELNLTNRKFEYADRIKQLPPYLFAAIDSMKAEVEARGIDVIDLGVGDPDMPTPAHIVSRLQQAAVKVENHQYPSYVGMLSYRQAVSDWFARRFGVRFDPAREVVSLIGSKEGIAHMPLAFVNPGEYVLVPDPGYPVYSVATSFAGGIPYLMPLKEENGFLPVLDAIPAEIAARAKLMFINYPNNPTGATADHEFFARVVEFAAKNHIIVCHDAAYTEMAYDGYRPLSFLEVPGAREIGIEFHSLSKTYNMTGWRVGFAIGNQDLVSGLGKVKTNIDSGVFQAVQEAAIAALSSDQHCVMEMNEIYRKRRDLMVEFLRQAGFTLNSPKATFYLWINNPKGMTSALVSAMLLEKAGVLVTPGNGFGASGEGYFRISLTVPEARLNEAGERIVRALA, encoded by the coding sequence ATGGAGAACACGCCGTTCTCTGACCCGACAGCGATAAAGGAGTTAAACTTGACGAACCGTAAATTTGAGTATGCCGACCGTATTAAACAACTGCCGCCGTATCTATTTGCCGCGATTGATTCTATGAAAGCCGAAGTCGAGGCTCGGGGGATTGATGTGATTGATCTGGGTGTGGGGGATCCGGATATGCCGACTCCGGCCCATATTGTCAGTCGTCTGCAACAGGCCGCGGTCAAGGTTGAGAATCATCAGTATCCTTCCTATGTCGGCATGCTTTCCTATCGTCAAGCGGTAAGCGATTGGTTTGCCCGTCGCTTTGGGGTCAGATTCGATCCAGCCAGAGAGGTGGTTTCCCTGATTGGATCCAAAGAAGGGATCGCGCATATGCCGCTGGCTTTTGTCAATCCCGGTGAATATGTGCTGGTTCCGGATCCTGGCTATCCGGTGTATTCCGTCGCCACCAGTTTTGCGGGGGGAATTCCCTACCTGATGCCGCTGAAGGAGGAAAACGGATTTCTGCCCGTACTTGACGCGATTCCGGCGGAGATCGCGGCCAGGGCCAAGCTGATGTTTATCAATTATCCCAATAATCCGACCGGGGCCACCGCAGATCACGAATTTTTCGCGCGGGTCGTCGAGTTCGCGGCCAAAAACCACATTATCGTCTGTCATGACGCGGCTTATACGGAGATGGCCTATGACGGTTATCGCCCGTTGAGCTTTCTTGAGGTTCCCGGGGCTCGAGAGATTGGTATCGAATTCCATTCTCTCTCTAAAACCTATAATATGACCGGCTGGCGTGTTGGGTTTGCGATTGGCAACCAGGATCTGGTCTCGGGTTTGGGTAAGGTTAAGACCAACATTGATTCCGGGGTGTTTCAGGCCGTTCAGGAGGCGGCAATTGCGGCGCTTTCATCTGATCAGCACTGTGTTATGGAGATGAATGAAATCTATCGCAAACGGCGGGATCTGATGGTTGAGTTTCTGCGCCAAGCGGGATTTACTCTGAACTCGCCCAAAGCGACCTTTTATCTCTGGATTAATAATCCCAAAGGCATGACTTCCGCTCTGGTTTCCGCCATGCTCCTGGAAAAAGCCGGGGTCTTGGTAACTCCCGGCAATGGTTTCGGCGCCAGTGGTGAGGGTTATTTTCGAATTTCCCTGACGGTTCCCGAAGCTCGACTTAATGAGGCTGGAGAACGGATTGTCAGGGCTTTGGCATAG
- a CDS encoding amino acid-binding protein, protein MSITQLSIAIDNTPGRLNQICEILEKEQINIKGIMACSELDPHRLKVIVDTPEQAYNVLMANGFAVYSKEVIAVGTPDHPGGLNVVLRALKEARVNVETLYPYITLKGEDAILIIEVDDIQRAKEILRSQWIKTFNEEIYQG, encoded by the coding sequence ATGTCCATTACCCAACTTTCGATAGCAATTGATAATACCCCGGGCCGCTTGAATCAGATCTGCGAGATTCTTGAGAAAGAGCAGATTAATATTAAAGGGATTATGGCTTGTTCCGAACTTGATCCCCATCGTCTGAAGGTTATCGTCGATACCCCGGAGCAGGCTTATAATGTACTGATGGCCAATGGTTTCGCGGTTTATAGTAAAGAGGTCATCGCGGTTGGAACCCCTGATCATCCAGGCGGGCTGAATGTTGTCTTGCGGGCTTTGAAAGAAGCGCGGGTGAATGTCGAGACTCTCTACCCTTACATCACCCTGAAGGGTGAAGATGCTATTTTGATTATTGAGGTTGATGACATTCAGAGGGCAAAAGAAATTTTACGCAGCCAGTGGATCAAGACCTTCAACGAAGAGATTTATCAAGGTTGA
- a CDS encoding 2-oxoacid:ferredoxin oxidoreductase subunit gamma, which produces MIVKTLCAGSGGQGVLTLGNVMGTAAMIQGFHATYLPAYGAAMRGGTANCTVTIADEEIASPVASAPDIVVALNQPSAAAFIHRLVPGGKLIYNSSVAEEVPARGDIDIYSIPASALALELGSDRSANLVMLGVFARLAGVPSKEAIFAGLEYLMGGKKALFEVSCQAVKKGAGYLA; this is translated from the coding sequence ATGATTGTCAAGACTCTTTGCGCCGGTTCCGGCGGCCAGGGGGTGCTCACCCTTGGCAACGTTATGGGCACTGCGGCCATGATTCAGGGTTTTCATGCGACCTACCTGCCGGCTTATGGCGCGGCCATGCGCGGGGGAACGGCCAACTGTACGGTTACTATCGCGGATGAAGAGATCGCCTCGCCGGTGGCCTCCGCACCCGATATTGTGGTGGCGCTCAACCAACCTTCGGCCGCGGCTTTTATTCACCGCCTGGTGCCCGGCGGCAAACTGATCTATAATTCATCGGTGGCCGAAGAAGTTCCCGCCCGCGGCGACATCGATATCTATTCCATTCCGGCTTCCGCTCTCGCCCTTGAACTGGGTAGTGACCGCTCAGCCAATCTGGTGATGCTCGGGGTTTTTGCCAGGCTGGCTGGGGTGCCTAGTAAGGAGGCCATCTTTGCCGGTCTTGAATATTTAATGGGAGGAAAAAAGGCACTATTTGAAGTCAGTTGTCAGGCTGTGAAAAAAGGGGCCGGATATTTGGCTTAG
- a CDS encoding 2-oxoglutarate oxidoreductase: MELLNKWPEYYKKDVVSHYCPGCGHGIVHRLVAEVLEEMDLGRKAYLVCPAGCAVLAYHYFDFDVIESAHGRGTAIATGAKRANPGLFVISYQGDGDLSAIGTAETIHSANRGENISVIFINNAVYGMTGGQMAPTSVLGQSTTTSPNGRNPEFDGYPLHITDVVAGFPGVAYAERVTVATPAGIRKTKKAITNAFQTQVEGLGYSIVEVLSPCPTNWKMDPVAACRWIEDEMVKEYKPGLLTDKRDERRKEKG; this comes from the coding sequence ATGGAACTTTTAAACAAATGGCCCGAATACTATAAAAAAGATGTGGTCAGCCACTATTGCCCTGGTTGCGGACATGGGATTGTCCATCGGCTGGTAGCGGAAGTGCTTGAGGAAATGGATCTGGGCCGTAAGGCCTATCTTGTTTGTCCGGCGGGTTGCGCGGTGCTGGCCTATCACTATTTTGATTTTGATGTGATCGAATCGGCTCACGGCAGGGGGACTGCTATCGCCACCGGAGCCAAGCGCGCCAATCCCGGCCTTTTTGTGATCAGCTATCAGGGGGATGGCGACCTTTCCGCGATCGGGACGGCGGAGACGATTCATTCAGCCAACCGGGGCGAGAATATCTCCGTTATTTTCATCAATAATGCGGTTTATGGCATGACCGGCGGACAGATGGCCCCGACTTCGGTTCTGGGCCAGAGTACGACGACTTCGCCCAATGGCCGTAATCCTGAGTTTGACGGTTATCCTCTGCATATCACCGATGTGGTAGCCGGTTTTCCCGGGGTGGCTTACGCCGAACGGGTTACGGTAGCTACCCCCGCCGGTATTCGCAAAACTAAAAAAGCCATTACCAATGCCTTTCAGACCCAGGTCGAGGGGCTTGGTTATTCGATTGTCGAGGTTCTTTCGCCCTGTCCGACTAACTGGAAAATGGATCCGGTTGCCGCCTGCAGGTGGATTGAAGATGAAATGGTGAAAGAATACAAACCGGGCTTGCTGACCGATAAGCGTGATGAGAGAAGGAAGGAAAAGGGATGA
- the vorB gene encoding 3-methyl-2-oxobutanoate dehydrogenase subunit VorB produces the protein MVDKVFVSGNHCIAEAAIRAGCRCYFGYPITPQNELGEYMAVNMRKHGGVFLQSESETAAINMVIGAASTGTRVMTSSSSPGVSLKQEGLSFLAGFEFPAVIVNMMRGGPGLGNIAPSQGDYFQSTRGGGHGDYRTPVLAPASVQELADLTFKAFLLADTYRTPILLIGDGMMGQMKEPVIFPEPIGALPEKPWALRGRGDGPSRYQASLILDGLAMERHNWKLVRKYKEMAEKETLYELYMMDDADFAVVAYGTTARIAKGAIKRARKDGLKVGLIRPITLFPFPDKILQKVAHKIKNFLVFEMSTGQMLEDVRLSLEGQQAEIAFHGRPGGVIPTPIEFSRVIHRYYRRMLS, from the coding sequence ATGGTGGATAAAGTTTTCGTGAGCGGTAATCACTGTATTGCCGAGGCGGCGATCAGGGCCGGCTGCAGATGTTATTTTGGCTATCCGATTACTCCCCAGAACGAATTGGGGGAGTATATGGCGGTGAACATGCGAAAGCATGGGGGTGTATTTCTTCAGTCCGAGAGTGAGACGGCGGCGATTAATATGGTTATCGGGGCGGCCTCGACCGGAACCCGGGTGATGACATCTTCTTCCAGCCCCGGGGTCAGCCTGAAACAGGAAGGTCTTTCTTTTCTCGCCGGCTTTGAATTCCCCGCCGTGATTGTCAATATGATGCGCGGGGGGCCTGGTCTCGGTAATATCGCTCCGTCTCAGGGTGACTATTTTCAGTCAACCCGGGGCGGCGGGCACGGGGACTACCGGACTCCGGTGCTGGCTCCGGCCTCGGTCCAGGAACTGGCGGATCTGACCTTTAAAGCCTTCTTGCTGGCCGATACCTACCGGACTCCGATCCTTTTGATCGGTGATGGTATGATGGGGCAGATGAAGGAACCCGTGATCTTCCCTGAGCCGATTGGTGCGCTGCCCGAGAAACCTTGGGCTCTACGGGGACGCGGTGACGGCCCCAGTCGTTACCAGGCGTCATTGATTCTGGATGGCCTGGCGATGGAGCGTCATAACTGGAAGTTGGTGCGTAAATATAAAGAAATGGCGGAGAAGGAAACCCTGTATGAGCTTTATATGATGGACGATGCCGATTTTGCCGTGGTTGCTTATGGAACTACCGCACGCATTGCCAAAGGAGCTATCAAGCGGGCTCGTAAGGATGGTCTTAAAGTCGGACTGATTCGGCCGATCACGCTTTTTCCTTTTCCGGATAAAATTCTGCAGAAGGTGGCTCATAAAATCAAGAATTTTCTGGTCTTTGAGATGAGTACCGGACAGATGCTTGAGGATGTCAGACTCTCGCTGGAAGGACAGCAGGCTGAAATTGCCTTTCATGGTCGTCCGGGTGGGGTTATTCCGACTCCGATTGAGTTCTCCCGGGTAATTCATCGCTATTATCGACGGATGTTAAGTTAG
- a CDS encoding 4Fe-4S dicluster domain-containing protein: MSKKEKVFTVKVRRDFCKGCGLCIASCKKEVLGVSAKMNQMGYNPAEPVNPGACIGCMVCTQVCPDLAIEVYGG; encoded by the coding sequence ATGAGTAAAAAAGAAAAGGTGTTTACCGTCAAGGTACGCCGCGATTTTTGCAAGGGTTGCGGTTTGTGTATCGCATCCTGTAAAAAAGAGGTTCTGGGGGTTTCGGCAAAGATGAACCAAATGGGTTACAACCCGGCCGAACCGGTCAATCCGGGGGCCTGTATCGGTTGCATGGTCTGCACCCAGGTTTGTCCCGACCTGGCGATAGAGGTGTATGGTGGATAA
- a CDS encoding cobalamin B12-binding domain-containing protein, giving the protein MSEKKIKVLVAKPGLDGHDRGAKIIARGLRDAGFEVVYTGLHQTPEEIVATAIQEDVNVIGVSSLAGAHMYLFPRIVELLAEKGADDIPVFGGGIIPEDDIPQLKKAGIKAVFTPGSPVDETVQWIRENVV; this is encoded by the coding sequence ATGAGCGAGAAAAAGATTAAGGTGCTGGTTGCCAAACCCGGGCTTGACGGCCATGATCGGGGAGCTAAAATTATTGCCCGGGGGTTGCGTGATGCCGGTTTTGAGGTGGTTTATACAGGGCTGCACCAAACTCCGGAAGAGATTGTCGCGACGGCAATTCAGGAAGACGTAAATGTTATCGGCGTCAGCAGCCTGGCTGGCGCTCATATGTATCTCTTCCCCAGAATTGTTGAGCTTCTGGCGGAAAAGGGAGCTGACGATATTCCGGTTTTCGGTGGTGGAATTATTCCGGAAGATGATATTCCGCAACTAAAAAAGGCTGGTATTAAAGCAGTTTTTACTCCCGGTAGCCCGGTTGATGAAACGGTGCAATGGATTCGGGAAAATGTTGTTTGA
- a CDS encoding methylmalonyl-CoA mutase has product MFTGESIQRVAARHQEWNKLLAKSLARAPERLERFSTVSDEEIKNIYTPEDITALDYDTDLGFPGQFPFTRGVQASMHRGRLWTMRQFAGMGGAEETNARFHYLLGHGETGLSTAFDMPTLMGYDSDSPMAMGEVGKCGVAIDTLADMEILFEGIPMDKVTTSMTINPPAAILLAMYIAVAEKKGVGRDQIGGTIQNDMLKEFIAQKTFMLPPEPSMRIIVDTVEFCTKEVPRWNTISISGYHIREAGSTAVQELAFTIADGIGYVQACIDRGLKVDDFAPRLSYFFNAHVDFFEEIAKYRAARRMWARIMRDRFGAQDPKSWLLRFHTQTAGCSLTAQQPYNNVVRTAFQALSSVLGGTQSLHTNSLDETLSLPTEHAVTIALRTQQIIGEEIGVTNTIDPLAGSYFIEALTNEMEKKALDYIQKIDDMGGILKAIDVGFPQKEIADAAYNYQRQIDSGEKTIVGVNKYRMEETLKVDLLTIDPAIEKRQHQRLAKTKESRDAAKVQTCLQAIETASRGNDNLMPHLIEAVKSYVSVQEICDCWRKVYGRYTDPGMF; this is encoded by the coding sequence ATGTTTACAGGTGAGTCTATACAAAGGGTCGCAGCCCGCCACCAGGAGTGGAATAAATTGCTGGCCAAAAGCCTAGCCAGGGCGCCTGAGCGTCTGGAACGGTTTTCCACGGTTTCCGATGAGGAAATCAAAAATATTTACACCCCCGAGGATATCACGGCGCTTGATTATGATACGGATCTCGGCTTTCCTGGTCAGTTTCCCTTTACCCGGGGGGTCCAGGCCAGTATGCATCGGGGACGTCTCTGGACCATGCGGCAGTTTGCCGGCATGGGGGGGGCTGAGGAGACCAACGCCCGCTTTCACTACCTTCTCGGGCATGGTGAAACCGGTCTGAGCACGGCTTTTGATATGCCGACCTTGATGGGCTACGATTCCGACAGTCCGATGGCCATGGGTGAGGTCGGCAAATGCGGGGTCGCGATTGATACCCTGGCGGATATGGAGATTCTCTTTGAGGGTATTCCCATGGATAAGGTCACCACCTCGATGACCATCAATCCTCCGGCGGCGATTCTTTTGGCTATGTATATTGCCGTGGCAGAGAAGAAAGGGGTTGGCCGGGATCAGATCGGCGGCACCATTCAAAATGATATGCTTAAGGAGTTTATCGCGCAGAAGACCTTTATGCTGCCGCCCGAACCCTCAATGCGGATCATCGTCGATACCGTTGAATTCTGTACCAAAGAGGTGCCGCGTTGGAATACGATCAGTATCAGCGGTTATCATATTCGTGAGGCCGGTTCGACCGCCGTTCAGGAATTGGCTTTCACGATCGCCGACGGCATCGGCTATGTCCAGGCCTGTATTGACCGGGGTTTGAAAGTCGATGATTTTGCGCCCCGGCTTTCCTATTTTTTTAACGCTCATGTCGATTTTTTTGAAGAAATCGCCAAGTATCGGGCTGCTCGCCGTATGTGGGCCCGGATCATGCGGGATCGTTTCGGAGCTCAGGATCCTAAATCCTGGCTTCTGCGCTTTCACACGCAGACAGCCGGCTGTTCATTGACGGCCCAGCAACCTTACAACAATGTGGTCAGGACTGCATTTCAGGCCCTTTCCTCGGTTCTAGGCGGTACTCAGTCTCTGCATACCAATTCTCTTGATGAGACGCTGTCTCTGCCGACTGAACATGCCGTCACCATCGCTTTGCGGACCCAGCAGATTATCGGCGAGGAGATCGGGGTGACGAATACGATTGATCCACTGGCGGGCTCCTATTTTATCGAGGCCCTGACCAATGAAATGGAAAAGAAAGCCCTTGACTATATTCAGAAAATTGATGATATGGGCGGCATTCTCAAAGCCATAGATGTGGGTTTTCCGCAGAAAGAGATTGCCGATGCCGCCTATAATTATCAGCGTCAGATCGATTCGGGCGAAAAAACCATTGTCGGGGTCAATAAATATCGCATGGAAGAGACGCTGAAGGTCGATCTTCTGACAATTGATCCGGCGATTGAAAAACGCCAGCATCAGCGTTTGGCCAAGACTAAGGAATCTCGTGATGCGGCCAAGGTTCAGACATGTCTGCAAGCGATCGAAACAGCGTCCCGGGGTAATGATAATTTGATGCCGCATTTGATTGAAGCTGTCAAGTCGTATGTTTCCGTTCAGGAGATCTGTGATTGTTGGCGTAAGGTTTATGGACGCTATACTGATCCGGGTATGTTTTAG
- a CDS encoding acyl-CoA dehydrogenase: protein MDFFLNEDELMIQEVVRDFAQSELKPKAAILDKEHRMDFGNLKKMADLGFMGMNIPETYGGAEVGVVPYSLGMIEVARACAATAVTMSVTNMVAEVICAFGTEAQKEKYVTRICSGEYSAGAFGLTESMAGSDPGGMKTTAVREGDGYRLNGSKIYITSAEYAGVFVVWAVTDKDAPRSQRISAFLVEKNTPGFTVSRAEDKMGQRGSITSEIVFEDCLIPAENLLGKEGFGLKIAFMALDGGRIGIASLALGIGLEAIDYACEYAKEREQFGRPIATFQGLQWRIADTYTELEAARLLVLQAAFLKQKKKPFTTAASMAKLYASEAANRSCYQAVQILGGNGYTAEYPVERMYRDVRVTTIYEGTSEIQRLVIAQQILGRL from the coding sequence ATGGATTTTTTTCTCAATGAAGATGAATTGATGATTCAGGAGGTGGTTCGGGATTTTGCTCAGAGCGAGCTTAAACCCAAAGCGGCTATTCTTGATAAAGAACATCGCATGGATTTCGGTAATCTCAAGAAAATGGCTGATCTTGGGTTTATGGGGATGAATATACCGGAGACTTACGGTGGGGCAGAAGTCGGGGTCGTACCTTACAGTCTCGGTATGATTGAGGTGGCTCGCGCTTGTGCCGCGACGGCGGTGACCATGTCGGTAACGAATATGGTGGCCGAGGTTATCTGTGCTTTCGGAACGGAGGCGCAGAAAGAGAAATATGTAACCCGAATCTGCAGCGGTGAATATTCCGCCGGAGCTTTCGGGCTGACTGAATCCATGGCCGGGTCCGATCCGGGTGGCATGAAGACGACAGCGGTTAGAGAGGGCGATGGTTATCGATTAAACGGGAGTAAGATCTACATAACTAGCGCCGAATATGCAGGGGTTTTCGTGGTTTGGGCGGTGACCGACAAGGACGCTCCCCGAAGTCAGCGGATCAGCGCTTTTCTGGTTGAAAAGAATACTCCGGGGTTTACGGTCAGTCGGGCCGAAGACAAGATGGGACAGCGGGGCTCGATTACCAGCGAAATCGTTTTTGAAGATTGTCTGATTCCTGCAGAGAACCTGCTGGGCAAGGAAGGCTTTGGACTTAAAATAGCTTTTATGGCGTTGGACGGCGGGCGCATCGGGATTGCTTCTTTGGCCTTGGGTATCGGTCTTGAAGCGATTGATTATGCTTGTGAATACGCCAAGGAGAGAGAACAGTTCGGGCGTCCGATTGCTACTTTTCAGGGCTTGCAGTGGCGGATTGCCGATACCTATACCGAGCTTGAGGCGGCCCGCCTGCTGGTTCTGCAGGCAGCCTTTCTGAAGCAGAAAAAGAAGCCTTTCACGACGGCGGCTTCAATGGCCAAACTCTACGCCTCCGAGGCAGCCAATCGTTCCTGTTATCAGGCGGTTCAGATTCTCGGCGGTAACGGTTATACGGCTGAATACCCGGTGGAGAGAATGTATCGGGATGTTCGGGTTACCACTATTTACGAAGGCACTTCTGAGATTCAGCGGCTGGTTATTGCGCAACAGATTCTCGGTCGTCTATAA
- a CDS encoding electron transfer flavoprotein subunit alpha/FixB family protein has translation MSIVVCVEQRGGSLRKITFEALSEGKRLAAASGETLKALLIGSGVAGLAEDLKKYGVDEIAVADHAALATYTVESYAAVLAAYINQENPALVLLGHSAIGRELAARAAARVDCGLVSDCTAIAFNEGDFLFQHPIYAGKSIGTFKVAGPVRMATLRPNVFSAAEAAGAGAVVDFAVEVPAAKVSVSAVNLSGGNRPELTEADIICSGGRGLGGPEGFKLIEDLADALGAAVGSSRAAVDAGWREHAAQVGQTGKVVSPNLYIASGISGAIQHLAGMGSSKVIVGINKDEEANIFNVADYGIEGDLKQIIPALVAKLKEMQ, from the coding sequence ATGAGTATTGTAGTTTGCGTTGAACAGCGTGGTGGGAGTTTGCGTAAAATCACCTTTGAAGCCTTGAGTGAAGGCAAACGGCTGGCTGCGGCCTCCGGTGAAACTCTGAAAGCCCTGCTGATCGGCAGTGGCGTAGCCGGTTTGGCGGAAGATCTTAAGAAGTATGGGGTTGACGAAATTGCGGTGGCTGATCATGCCGCTTTGGCCACCTACACGGTCGAAAGTTATGCTGCGGTTCTGGCTGCCTATATCAACCAGGAAAATCCGGCCTTGGTATTGCTTGGCCACAGTGCGATCGGGCGTGAACTCGCCGCTCGCGCGGCGGCGCGGGTCGATTGTGGACTGGTCAGCGACTGTACGGCGATTGCGTTTAATGAAGGTGATTTCCTTTTTCAACATCCGATCTATGCTGGAAAGTCGATTGGGACCTTCAAGGTTGCCGGACCGGTGCGAATGGCGACTTTAAGACCGAATGTCTTTTCCGCAGCAGAAGCCGCCGGCGCGGGTGCCGTAGTTGATTTCGCGGTTGAAGTGCCGGCTGCTAAGGTTAGTGTGAGCGCCGTCAATCTCTCCGGAGGAAATCGGCCGGAGTTGACGGAAGCCGATATTATTTGTTCCGGCGGTCGGGGCTTGGGTGGTCCCGAAGGTTTTAAGCTGATTGAAGACCTGGCCGATGCTCTGGGCGCCGCCGTGGGTTCATCTCGGGCCGCAGTTGATGCCGGCTGGCGTGAACACGCCGCGCAGGTAGGTCAGACAGGCAAGGTGGTCAGTCCTAATCTTTATATTGCCTCCGGTATCTCCGGAGCGATTCAACATCTGGCAGGAATGGGCTCATCCAAGGTTATTGTTGGGATTAATAAGGATGAAGAAGCCAATATCTTCAATGTTGCCGATTACGGTATTGAAGGTGATCTGAAGCAGATCATTCCTGCCTTGGTTGCCAAGCTGAAAGAAATGCAGTAG